From a single Hippoglossus stenolepis isolate QCI-W04-F060 chromosome 2, HSTE1.2, whole genome shotgun sequence genomic region:
- the hpgd gene encoding 15-hydroxyprostaglandin dehydrogenase [NAD(+)], translating to MSLQGKVALVTGGAQGIGRAVVQSLLHSLAKVTVVDLNKTCGEECKTHLDAEFGEGNCTFIQCDVSDGDSLKDAFQRTVDQFGRLDIVINNAGINNEKNWEKTIQVNLTSVIKGTYLALEHMSKEYGNEGGTIINVSSMAAFLHSPHQPVYTATKHGVIGFTRAMADASTQGNYGVRINVLCPAFVDTPLLHSVEHEDNMGKFVKFKDDFKRSMHKFGVLQPSLIAEGMMRLIMDSSLNGAVMKITCSKGIHFHTYEPMSA from the exons ATGTCTCTTCAGGGGAAGGTGGCTCTTGTGACAGGGGGGGCTCAGGGCATCGGCAGAGCCGTGGTCCAGTCACTGCTACACAGCTTAGCCAAG GTGACTGTGGTCGATCTGAACAAGACCTGTGGTGAAGAGTGCAAGACACATTTGGATGCAGAGTTTGGAGAGGGCAACTGCACCTTTATTCAGTGTGATGTGTCTGATGGAGATTCACTGAAAG ATGCCTTCCAGAGAACTGTGGACCAGTTTGGTCGCCTGGACATCGTTATCAATAATGCTGGCATTAACAATGAAAAGAACTGGGAGAAGACCATACAAGTCAACTTG ACATCTGTTATAAAGGGAACCTACTTGGCACTGGAACACATGAGTAAAGAGTATGGCAACGAAGGAGGCACCATTATTAATGTATCCTCTATGGCag CCTTCCTCCATTCTCCTCATCAGCCTGTCTACACTGCTACCAAACATGGAGTCATCGGCTTTACAAGAGCTATGGca GACGCATCCACTCAGGGTAACTACGGTGTTCGTATCAACGTCCTGTGTCCAGCTTTCGTCGACACACCTCTGCTGCACTCGGTGGAACATGAGGACAACATGGGCAAGTTTGTCAAGTTCAAGGATGATTTCAAACGCAGCATGCACAAGTTTGGAGTTTTACA GCCCTCACTGATAGCAGAGGGCATGATGAGGTTGATCATGGACTCCAGTCTGAATGGAGCAGTGATGAAGATCACCTGCTCCAAGGGAATCCACTTCCACACCTATGAACCCATGTCTGCTTGA